In the Rhodospirillaceae bacterium genome, one interval contains:
- a CDS encoding peptide ABC transporter substrate-binding protein — MRENIVRQLLAKKRRYVVLALALLIVPHAYAGPERGTPQYGGTVNILTRLAALNALSFNQYNFVWKTNHDGLYLEYLAKGDLNFGPRGTGENSFKSLSYIPDKHLTGELAESWSIEEDPWRIVFNIRKGVYWPAKEGVMERRELVAEDIVFNYTHMNTSPRKIPTWWDFISEWKAEGKYTAVAYLQEWNANIGYRLLWGYFSGIAPPEVLKMNDGKGSDDWRLKTGTGPYKLVDVRPDDIQVYERNEEYWDKETINGVAYDLPYNDRVVYHIMGDESARIAAIRTCKVDILEAFRWQFAEQLKRSAPELIVQSYLGNPLYLALRNDKPPFNDVRVRRAMNLALNQQEILETLLNGEGEVLNYPFSVRWPDYYTPLDELPPEGRELFEYHPEKAKQLLAEAGYPDGFEFEIMFATEDPYHLDLMAMFEAYYQRIGVKVIAKPMDYPSYRAAMREPEQAIGYLANTDEGNPFQVLRTRFVTGQTWNPAFHSDEWHDEAFFRAITMQDADELDPLLKKMNVRLISERVPYVWLPTPTMYEAWWPYVKNYWGEHSIGTQDPGPIYARIWIDQEQKRKMGCN, encoded by the coding sequence TTGAGGGAGAATATTGTGAGACAATTGTTAGCTAAGAAAAGAAGGTACGTCGTTTTGGCCCTGGCGCTGTTGATTGTGCCGCATGCGTATGCGGGCCCGGAGCGTGGGACNCCCCAGTATGGTGGNACTGTCAATATTTTGACTCGCCTTGCAGCGTTAAATGCNTTGTCTTTTAATCAGTATAATTTTGTCTGGAAGACAAATCACGATGGGTTGTACCTAGAGTATCTAGCCAAGGGAGACCTCAATTTTGGCCCGAGGGGTACCGGCGAGAATTCCTTTAAGTCGCTGAGTTATATCCCGGACAAACATTTGACGGGCGAACTGGCAGAAAGCTGGTCAATAGAAGAGGACCCCTGGCGGATCGTGTTTAACATCCGGAAAGGTGTGTACTGGCCGGCCAAGGAAGGGGTCATGGAGCGCCGTGAACTCGTGGCTGAAGATATTGTATTTAACTACACACATATGAACACCAGCCCCAGAAAGATCCCCACCTGGTGGGATTTTATTAGCGAGTGGAAGGCGGAAGGTAAATACACCGCCGTCGCCTACCTACAAGAGTGGAATGCCAATATCGGCTATCGCCTTCTTTGGGGGTACTTCAGTGGAATAGCTCCACCGGAAGTCTTGAAGATGAATGACGGAAAGGGATCCGATGACTGGCGCTTAAAAACCGGTACCGGCCCGTACAAGCTTGTTGATGTCCGGCCCGATGACATCCAAGTTTATGAGCGGAACGAAGAGTATTGGGACAAAGAAACCATTAACGGTGTAGCGTATGACTTGCCCTACAACGATCGTGTAGTCTATCACATCATGGGGGATGAATCGGCCCGGATTGCGGCTATTCGGACGTGCAAGGTCGATATTCTTGAGGCGTTTCGGTGGCAGTTTGCCGAACAGTTGAAACGTTCTGCACCGGAATTAATTGTGCAAAGTTATCTGGGTAACCCACTCTATCTGGCGCTGAGAAATGATAAGCCACCTTTCAATGACGTTCGGGTGCGCCGCGCCATGAACTTGGCCTTAAACCAGCAGGAAATCCTGGAAACCCTTCTCAATGGTGAAGGTGAAGTCCTTAACTACCCTTTCTCAGTTCGTTGGCCTGATTACTACACACCTCTGGACGAACTGCCTCCTGAGGGACGGGAATTGTTTGAATACCACCCCGAAAAAGCCAAACAATTGCTTGCTGAGGCCGGTTATCCGGATGGCTTCGAGTTCGAAATTATGTTTGCTACGGAAGATCCGTATCACTTGGATTTAATGGCCATGTTTGAGGCCTACTATCAGCGTATAGGAGTGAAAGTTATAGCCAAACCGATGGATTATCCGTCCTATCGGGCGGCAATGCGTGAACCGGAGCAGGCAATTGGATACCTTGCGAACACGGATGAGGGAAACCCGTTTCAGGTTCTTCGGACTAGGTTCGTAACCGGGCAGACCTGGAACCCGGCATTTCACTCTGACGAATGGCACGATGAGGCATTTTTCAGGGCGATCACCATGCAAGATGCAGACGAGCTTGATCCGCTTTTGAAGAAGATGAATGTTCGTTTGATTAGCGAACGCGTTCCTTATGTCTGGCTCCCGACCCCTACAATGTACGAAGCCTGGTGGCCGTATGTTAAGAATTACTGGGGCGAGCACAGCATAGGCACTCAGGATCCGGGTCCTATATACGCTCGCATCTGGATTGACCAGGAACAAAAAAGGAAGATGGGCTGTAATTGA
- a CDS encoding epoxide hydrolase: MSPRTFKIEVPESTLSGIMEKVAGYSWHEMPADGGWAYGANLKYMQELCKYWINTYDWRKHEDQLNRWNHFVSTVDGLDIHYIHEKGSGPNPLPLLISHGWPGSVYEFMDVIEPLTHPERFGGKPEDSFDXIAPSLPGFAFSGKPKLPIGPRGIADKFSTLMQENLGYTNFLAXGGDWGSAISSWLGYEHSPACIGIHINMLSMRHHAGAQNQEEKEWEKATAKXFXKEAAYNYLQSTKPQTLSYAMMDSPVGXAAWLVXKFNTWSDTSGDDIESVYTKDQLLTNIMIYLVTHSFNTASWIYYGRRQEGGRNFPXXXKRVEVPVSAAVFPAEFLPWAPRSYVERVYNIVRWTEMPHGGHFAAMEQPELLVEDVREFGRSFR; the protein is encoded by the coding sequence ATGTCCCCACGTACCTTTAAAATTGAAGTTCCCGAATCAACCCTGTCCGGCATCATGGAAAAAGTAGCTGGGTATAGTTGGCACGAAATGCCAGCCGATGGTGGTTGGGCCTATGGGGCAAACCTTAAGTACATGCAGGAACTATGTAAATATTGGATAAACACATACGATTGGCGCAAACACGAGGACCAACTGAACCGCTGGAACCATTTTGTCTCTACGGTGGACGGGCTAGATATCCATTACATCCATGAGAAAGGAAGTGGGCCAAATCCCCTTCCCCTCCTAATCAGCCATGGCTGGCCAGGTTCCGTATATGAATTTATGGATGTTATAGAACCACTCACACACCCCGAACGATTCGGAGGTAAGCCAGAGGACTCCTTTGATNTTATCGCACCCTCCCTGCCTGGGTTCGCCTTTTCAGGAAAGCCCAAACTTCCTATCGGTCCGCGCGGGATCGCCGATAAATTCTCTACTCTGATGCAAGAGAACCTTGGGTATACAAATTTTCTTGCCCANGGGGGCGACTGGGGNAGCGCAATATCGAGTTGGCTCGGCTACGAACATAGCCCTGCTTGTATTGGCATTCATATTAATATGCTTAGCATGCGGCACCACGCTGGTGCCCAAAATCAGGAAGAAAAAGAATGGGAAAAGGCCACGGCNAAANTTTTTGANAAGGAAGCCGCNTATAACTATCTTCAGTCNACCAAACCGCAAACTTTGAGTTATGCCATGATGGATAGTCCTGTAGGGNTCGCNGCCTGGTTAGTCGANAAATTTAATACCTGGTCCGATACATCTGGTGATGACATTGAAAGTGTCTACACAAAAGACCAGCTGCTTACCAACATAATGATTTATCTTGTTACCCACTCATTTAACACNGCGAGCTGGATTTATTATGGNCGCAGGCAAGAGGGTGGAAGAAATTTTCCGNTCGANGANAAAAGAGTGGAGGTTCCCGTATCGGCAGCTGTTTTCCCGGCTGAATTCTTGCCTTGGGCCCCTAGAAGCTACGTCGAACGTGTTTATAACATAGTCCGGTGGACGGAAATGCCGCATGGCGGACACTTCGCGGCTATGGAACAACCTGAGCTGCTTGTTGAGGACGTGCGAGAATTTGGGAGAAGCTTTCGTTAA
- a CDS encoding ABC transporter substrate-binding protein, with protein sequence MGGRRMRNKQSRRRFLQGTAAVSLGVFSAPYIKTSHSAGKLKMGVWDHWIPGSNAALEATLQKWGEANGVEIEVDFISSVGNKLLLTAQAESRAGIGHDIYFHGLWMPTMFARRLEPLDDVVEDILASEGPMVPXAEYLAKVDGVWRASPSPVGSQTQGMISRLDLYKKXADIDLQEIFPGPGQDRNTDLVNAWDYDALLEAGQXLHEVGHGIGGPLAATVDASCWLAPTFAAHGAELVNKDGDIVVDSEEVRTVLEYLSKLARTMPESVYAWDDAGNNRWMISGKGSSVFNAPSPWNVAKRDAPQFAEQMWCHDLPRGPHGRYRNFIPTFWGIWDFSENISAAKDLLRHVATRDVTYQMSQVTDGYDVPLLVSHAEGNDIWEKAGPPPGAIYNYPIRGDEIGIAVGYPAPPXIAAQIMAQGIFPNLVSRVXAGSDSIDEGXRWAANELESLMRG encoded by the coding sequence ATGGGGGGAAGAAGGATGCGGAACAAACAATCCCGGAGAAGATTTCTGCAGGGAACCGCTGCGGTAAGTCTTGGAGTTTTTTCTGCCCCTTATATCAAAACCTCCCACTCCGCCGGAAAGTTAAAAATGGGGGTCTGGGACCACTGGATTCCGGGTAGTAATGCAGCACTGGAGGCTACGCTGCAGAAATGGGGTGAAGCAAATGGCGTCGAAATCGAAGTCGACTTCATCTCCAGTGTGGGAAATAAACTATTGCTTACCGCCCAAGCCGAATCACGAGCTGGGATTGGTCACGATATCTATTTCCATGGCCTCTGGATGCCNACCATGTTTGCACGCCGGCTGGAGCCATTAGATGATGTCGTAGAGGATATTCTTGCCTCGGAAGGCCCNATGGTTCCNNTGGCCGAATACCTGGCCAAAGTGGATGGGGTTTGGCGAGCAAGCCCCTCTCCTGTCGGCTCACAAACCCAAGGCATGATTTCCCGCCTGGATCTTTATAAAAAATANGCTGACATAGATCTGCAGGAAATTTTTCCTGGCCCCGGACAAGACCGCAACACGGACCTAGTCAACGCCTGGGACTACGATGCGCTGTTAGAGGCTGGCCAAAANTTGCATGAAGTGGGCCATGGAATTGGCGGGCCTCTTGCGGCCACCGTCGACGCAAGTTGCTGGCTTGCCCCAACGTTTGCCGCCCACGGAGCNGAACTTGTAAATAAGGACGGAGATATTGTCGTTGACTCAGAAGAGGTGCGAACGGTCTTAGAATATCTTTCTAAGTTAGCCCGCACCATGCCAGAGAGTGTGTATGCCTGGGACGACGCAGGAAACAATCGTTGGATGATTTCCGGAAAAGGCTCATCTGTCTTTAACGCACCCAGCCCATGGAATGTTGCAAAACGAGATGCACCACAATTCGCNGAACAAATGTGGTGTCATGATTTGCCACGAGGCCCACACGGAAGATATCGCAATTTCATTCCCACTTTCTGGGGAATTTGGGATTTCTCGGAAAACATCTCAGCAGCTAAAGACCTCTTACGTCATGTGGCGACCCGGGACGTNACCTACCAGATGAGCCAGGTCACCGACGGATACGACGTGCCACTCCTAGTCTCCCACGCAGAAGGTAACGATATCTGGGAAAAAGCGGGCCCGCCGCCCGGCGCAATTTATAATTACCCGATCCGTGGAGATGAAATTGGAATAGCTGTTGGTTATCCTGCCCCGCCACNGATCGCAGCACAGATAATGGCGCAAGGGATTTTCCCTAACCTGGTTTCAAGAGTGANAGCAGGAAGTGACAGTATTGACGAGGGGATNCGATGGGCGGCGAATGAATTGGAATCTCTTATGCGCGGATAA
- a CDS encoding C4-dicarboxylate ABC transporter permease — MEAAGLFLLILLFLLIGIPVSISLGLSSLIFVVVYSDGTLASIAQTLFSAFHGHYTLLAIPFFILASTFMATGGVAQRIIRFAIALVGHMRGGLAMASVLACMFFSALCGSSPATVVAVGSILIAGMCQAGYSKEFAAGLICNAGTLGILIPPSIVMVVYAAATDVSVGRMFLGGLLPGIMAGLMLMLSIYVVARWKNLPTQPWSGWSEIYHSGREAAWGLLLIVIIMGGIXGGXFTPTEAAAVAAVXAFVVTNFXYCDLGPFSVXGKVKGXXIYRCXXVTWHPXTKRSXLEAXXLTIVLMFIIANALVLKHVLTXEGVPQGIASAMLSAGFGPIFFLLXLNALLLVGGQFMEPSGLIIIVAPFVFPVAMELGIDPIHLGIIMVVNMEIGMITPPVGLNLFVTSGVAKMPITDVVKAAAPFLLVLFAVLFLVTYVPTLSTYLPTLVLGPELMAQ; from the coding sequence ATGGAAGCTGCCGGTCTTTTCCTTCTCATACTATTGTTCCTACTTATTGGAATTCCGGTATCGATTTCTCTTGGGTTATCGAGTCTTATCTTTGTGGTGGTCTACAGCGACGGGACCCTAGCTTCTATTGCGCAGACGCTCTTTTCTGCTTTCCATGGCCACTACACACTTTTGGCAATACCGTTTTTTATTTTGGCGTCAACTTTTATGGCTACGGGAGGGGTGGCGCAAAGAATAATCCGTTTTGCCATAGCACTAGTTGGACACATGCGTGGCGGGTTGGCTATGGCATCAGTGTTGGCGTGCATGTTTTTTTCTGCTCTTTGCGGTTCTTCCCCAGCAACGGTGGTGGCCGTTGGCAGTATTCTAATAGCTGGAATGTGTCAGGCTGGTTATTCAAAGGAATTCGCTGCAGGATTGATTTGTAATGCCGGTACCTTGGGAATATTAATCCCTCCCTCAATTGTCATGGTGGTGTATGCGGCGGCGACAGATGTTTCGGTGGGCCGCATGTTTTTAGGAGGTCTACTTCCCGGAATTATGGCGGGTTTGATGTTGATGCTTAGCATTTACGTAGTGGCTAGGTGGAAGAATTTGCCTACGCAACCATGGTCCGGATGGAGCGAGATTTATCACTCAGGTCGNGAGGCGGCGTGGGGATTACTCTTGATAGTAATTATTATGGGGGGAATTTANGGTGGGNTTTTCACNCCTACCGAAGCTGCTGCGGTTGCTGCGGTGTANGCGTTTGTNGTAACGAATTTTATNTACTGCGATCTAGGCCCGTTCAGTGTTGNTGGNAAAGTNAAAGGTNATNTGATTTACCGTTGCNTAAGNGTGACATGGCATCCGGANACNAAACGNTCGTTNCTNGAGGCTNGCAANCTGACCATAGTNCTNATGTTTATCATCGCTAACGCATTAGTGCTAAAGCATGTACTCACNNATGAGGGCGTGCCGCAGGGGATTGCCTCTGCCATGTTGAGCGCTGGCTTTGGCCCAATATTTTTTCTGTTGNTGTTAAATGCCCTGCTGCTAGTCGGCGGACAGTTTATGGAGCCATCTGGCCTAATAATCATTGTAGCCCCATTCGTTTTTCCTGTTGCAATGGAACTNGGCATTGATCCCATTCATTTGGGTATAATTATGGTGGTTAACATGGAGATTGGGATGATTACACCTCCAGTGGGTTTGAACTTATTTGTAACTTCGGGTGTAGCTAAGATGCCCATAACGGACGTCGTGAAGGCNGCAGCACCCTTTCTTCTTGTTCTCTTTGCTGTTCTCTTTTTGGTAACATATGTGCCAACATTATCTACCTATTTGCCAACCTTAGTGTTGGGGCCTGAGTTGATGGCTCAGTAA
- a CDS encoding C4-dicarboxylate ABC transporter: MEVLVRLGFGCLIVIISLAISGAISDSSAKCDQGELRIKFSHVTNASKHPKGIAATILAQRINQEMNSVACMEVYPNSMLFDDNKVLEALLIGDVQMAAPSLSKFEKFTKKYRVFDLPFLFDDIAAVDRFQKSATGEALKGAMARRGLTGLAFWHNGMKQLSANRPLIKPSDAHGLKFRVQSSDVLVAQFKTLGANPQKMSFKEVYGGLQTQVIDGQENTWSNIYGKKFFEVQDGITETNHGVIDYLVVTSTDWWSSLEXNVXXQXLAIXEDVXXERNQESXRINLQNRQNIIDAGGVIRVLTSEQRLEWVXVLQPVWEEFEXDIGQXVIAAAIQSXQ, translated from the coding sequence ATGGAGGTTTTGGTGAGACTTGGGTTCGGTTGTTTAATAGTAATCATTTCGTTGGCTATATCTGGAGCAATTTCGGACTCTAGTGCCAAGTGTGATCAAGGTGAACTGAGAATAAAATTTAGCCATGTAACTAATGCCTCTAAACACCCCAAAGGTATTGCTGCCACTATTCTTGCACAACGGATCAACCAGGAAATGAATTCTGTTGCCTGCATGGAGGTGTACCCTAACTCTATGTTGTTTGATGACAACAAGGTGCTCGAGGCCTTGCTGATAGGTGATGTGCAGATGGCTGCTCCCTCGTTATCAAAATTTGAAAAATTTACGAAGAAGTATCGAGTGTTTGATTTGCCCTTTTTGTTTGATGATATTGCGGCAGTGGATCGCTTTCAAAAATCGGCGACAGGCGAGGCATTGAAGGGAGCAATGGCTCGACGGGGCCTCACGGGGTTAGCGTTTTGGCACAATGGTATGAAACAGTTGTCTGCCAATCGCCCGTTGATTAAGCCCTCTGATGCACATGGGTTAAAATTCCGAGTGCAATCTTCGGATGTTTTGGTGGCGCAGTTCAAAACTCTTGGTGCTAATCCACAAAAGATGTCTTTTAAGGAAGTGTACGGTGGCTTGCAGACCCAAGTTATAGATGGGCAAGAGAACACTTGGTCAAATATTTACGGAAAGAAATTCTTTGAGGTGCAAGATGGTATTACCGAGACAAATCATGGGGTGATCGACTACCTGGTGGTGACCTCTACTGACTGGTGGAGTTCCCTGGAAANAAATGTCAGNGNACAGNTTCTTGCGATAATNGAGGATGTNAGNNGGGAAAGAAATCAGGAATCGCNTCGGATAAATCTCCAAAATCGNCAAAATATCATTGATGCCGGGGGTGTTATTCGAGTGCTGACCTCGGAACAAAGGTTGGAATGGGTCNAGGTATTGCAGCCAGTTTGGGAGGAATTTGAAAGNGATATTGGACAGGANGTGATTGCCGCTGCNATTCAGTCCAANCAGTAA
- a CDS encoding mandelate racemase, whose translation MKIVAVESVPISYRVPEGNNVRLGIGRAIKRDAVLIKVTTEDGVIGWGESHHGRCPGAIAKLVDTTIRELVVGLDARNNVEVWSXVYQMQLASHGMGYASAMALSGLDMALWDIRGKTLDLPLYRLLGGAKSPIRAYAGGISLGWQEPRKLADEASMHINSGYRALKLRVGDSPVRDVARVEAVREELGEDIEIMVDANTGYTLDDVRRVMPAFEAANVAWLEEPFPALDYRDYKIAATLGRVPLAAGENHFTRFEFTRMIEDGAVRFAQPDLSKTGGITESLRIAALCSAWKISFNPHTSATGLNMAASIHLLASVDNAGYFEGDVAAFNPFRDELGGIPYQLSESGQVLPLEKSGIGIEVDEKFLAAHPLIEGPCYV comes from the coding sequence ATGAAAATCGTTGCCGTAGAATCTGTNCCAATATCTTACCGGGTCCCGGAAGGTAATAATGTGCGACTGGGAATAGGTAGGGCGATTAAAAGAGATGCCGTCCTCATCAAGGTAACCACAGAGGACGGTGTCATTGGTTGGGGGGAATCTCACCACGGACGATGCCCTGGGGCTATTGCAAAACTAGTGGATACTACAATACGAGAGCTGGTCGTTGGCCTTGATGCGAGAAACAATGTGGAAGTNTGGTCCNAAGTATACCAGATGCAATTGGCTAGCCATGGAATGGGNTATGCGTCGGCTATGGCCTTGAGTGGCCTAGACATGGCTCTCTGGGATATTCGTGGCAAGACGCTTGACCTCCCCCTCTACCGCCTTCTGGGTGGAGCGAAGAGCCCCATTCGCGCTTATGCCGGAGGGATCTCCCTGGGGTGGCAAGAACCAAGAAAACTAGCTGACGAAGCATCCATGCATATTAACTCAGGCTACCGTGCACTAAAGTTGCGTGTTGGCGACAGCCCGGTTCGCGATGTTGCTAGAGTTGAAGCAGTTCGGGAAGAACTTGGAGAAGACATCGAAATAATGGTGGATGCAAACACCGGGTATACCTTAGATGATGTCCGAAGGGTAATGCCAGCTTTCGAGGCGGCAAACGTGGCGTGGTTAGAAGAACCCTTTCCTGCACTCGATTATCGGGACTATAAAATTGCGGCCACCCTTGGCCGTGTACCCCTCGCAGCCGGAGAAAATCACTTCACCCGCTTTGAATTTACTAGAATGATAGAAGATGGAGCTGTTCGTTTTGCCCAACCCGATTTATCCAAAACAGGGGGGATAACCGAGTCACTTCGTATAGCTGCCCTTTGCTCAGCATGGAAAATTTCTTTTAACCCGCATACTTCTGCGACCGGCCTCAATATGGCGGCCTCAATTCATCTACTAGCTTCGGTGGATAACGCCGGATATTTTGAAGGCGACGTAGCGGCTTTCAACCCCTTTCGCGATGAGCTCGGCGGTATCCCGTATCAACTTAGTGAATCAGGCCAAGTCTTGCCGCTGGAAAAGTCCGGCATAGGAATCGAAGTGGATGAGAAATTCCTTGCTGCCCATCCTCTGATTGAAGGTCCCTGTTACGTTTAA